One Patescibacteria group bacterium DNA segment encodes these proteins:
- a CDS encoding nucleotidyl transferase AbiEii/AbiGii toxin family protein, with the protein MTKKSFELDKHKRVLTEILIDIIKHLNGNVVFKGGTAAMMFYNLSHMSLDLDFDLLKELSEEKIDILKIIFKKHGEVKEFRDKRFTLFFLLDYEANYPNIKVEFNKRLWKNNSYKTVWLLGVKIKIADKKTMFSNKLVALSERRTLASRDLFDVHHFLKLGYPLNEELIKERTDKTLNEFLKYIKKFISENYSSKNILQGLGEILDESQKSWAKDHLISETVKELGSFEIK; encoded by the coding sequence ATGACCAAAAAAAGTTTTGAGTTAGATAAGCACAAAAGAGTTCTAACGGAAATTTTAATAGACATCATCAAGCATTTGAATGGCAATGTGGTTTTTAAGGGCGGCACAGCCGCGATGATGTTTTATAATTTGTCCCATATGTCTCTTGATTTGGATTTTGACCTTTTAAAAGAATTAAGCGAGGAGAAAATTGATATTTTAAAAATTATTTTTAAAAAACATGGCGAGGTTAAGGAATTTAGGGACAAAAGATTTACTCTTTTTTTCTTATTGGATTATGAGGCGAATTATCCCAATATAAAGGTAGAGTTTAACAAGCGACTTTGGAAAAATAACAGTTATAAAACAGTTTGGCTTTTAGGCGTAAAGATAAAAATCGCCGATAAGAAAACAATGTTTTCCAATAAATTGGTTGCTTTGAGCGAGCGCAGAACCTTGGCGTCTAGAGATCTTTTTGATGTTCATCATTTTTTAAAGTTAGGATATCCGCTTAATGAAGAATTAATTAAAGAAAGGACAGACAAAACTTTAAACGAGTTTTTAAAATATATTAAAAAGTTTATTTCTGAAAATTACAGCTCTAAAAATATTCTTCAGGGGCTGGGCGAAATTTTAGATGAAAGCCAAAAAAGTTGGGCGAAAGACCATCTTATTTCCGAGACAGTGAAAGAGCTGGGAAGTTTTGAGATAAAATAA
- a CDS encoding DUF2079 domain-containing protein — protein sequence MGNNLKNFFNANQGKNSFRLLWFFIFLYTLFFSLICFWKYKNFLYNGLDLAIFNQVFFNTSEFRFFEFSIHPHLYLGDHFSLFILLLSPLYALFKSPVFLLFVQSFALAVSAFPIFLITKNVFKKREDKFSIALVLSAVFLLNPIVWNINLFDFHILCFSVFFLLFAFYFWQEKKFLFFIIFLFLALMVREDVSLVVFMFSFLCFLEKGFFQKFFYKIKINLKWIVVPFLASTFWFFASAKIIAYFNPASVYKFLVYYQWLGNNNNFLELIINFFKSPFEVFLHLFAFGNLITFFGFFLAFIFLPLFAKRYLLLALGIFAQIFLSSAGGGDLILKTHYALLFLPALIIASIYGFRNFLEKRNKKLEKWKLLEKNRTDIKRKLVDFSGAFKIIVQEKNFLIIFFVVSIIYANLSLGSIIGIVKAVSNQQIREKTELNKMFIDKIPNGSSVAATYNLISNLSDRENIYSLYYAFLGRKQFSQEDYKLPNNIDYYLVDFSDLITYQLQIENIGIYNGQYMTGDDRLRAYLENYGVVDVVDSLVLFEKNYQSNKKLIEIENLRQDNYKNTVFINNKKIALLDYNKKEFKNSSIIFYSFLWQVLENIERNYQLQIEILNNKGEIVWEKIYALAYGIYPTSEWKTDETIRTNYWFSFPSKFLNDKFILQAKLIDIKKGHISLDNIRSVVDVIEEKKELGTFQIK from the coding sequence ATGGGCAATAATTTAAAAAATTTTTTTAACGCAAATCAAGGCAAAAATAGTTTTAGGCTGTTATGGTTTTTTATTTTTTTATATACTTTGTTTTTTAGTTTAATTTGTTTTTGGAAATATAAAAATTTTTTATATAATGGGCTTGATTTAGCGATTTTTAATCAGGTTTTTTTTAACACTTCAGAATTTCGTTTTTTTGAATTTAGCATTCATCCACATTTATATTTAGGCGATCATTTTTCTTTGTTTATTTTATTATTGTCTCCTTTATACGCCTTATTTAAGTCGCCTGTTTTTTTATTGTTTGTTCAAAGTTTTGCTTTAGCTGTTTCTGCTTTTCCTATTTTTTTAATTACTAAAAATGTTTTTAAAAAACGAGAAGATAAATTTTCAATAGCGCTTGTTTTATCAGCGGTTTTTTTATTAAATCCAATAGTTTGGAATATAAATCTTTTTGATTTTCATATTTTATGTTTTTCTGTTTTTTTCTTGCTTTTTGCTTTTTATTTTTGGCAAGAAAAAAAGTTTTTATTTTTCATTATTTTTTTATTTTTAGCTTTAATGGTTCGCGAGGATGTTAGTTTAGTTGTTTTTATGTTTAGTTTTTTATGTTTTTTAGAAAAAGGATTTTTTCAGAAATTTTTTTACAAAATTAAAATTAATTTAAAATGGATAGTTGTTCCGTTTCTTGCTTCAACATTTTGGTTTTTCGCGTCTGCCAAAATAATAGCTTATTTTAATCCAGCTTCTGTTTATAAATTTTTAGTTTATTATCAATGGCTTGGAAACAACAATAATTTTTTAGAATTAATAATAAATTTTTTCAAAAGCCCTTTTGAAGTTTTTTTGCATCTGTTTGCTTTTGGAAATTTAATAACATTTTTTGGATTTTTTTTGGCATTTATTTTTTTACCGTTATTCGCGAAAAGATATTTGTTGTTGGCTCTTGGAATTTTCGCGCAGATTTTTTTAAGCTCGGCTGGCGGCGGCGATCTTATTCTTAAAACTCATTACGCTTTGCTTTTTTTGCCGGCTTTAATTATAGCTTCCATATACGGATTTAGAAATTTTTTAGAAAAAAGAAATAAAAAACTTGAAAAATGGAAACTGTTAGAAAAAAATAGAACAGATATTAAGAGGAAATTGGTTGATTTTTCAGGAGCTTTTAAAATAATTGTTCAAGAAAAGAATTTTTTAATTATTTTTTTTGTTGTTTCCATAATTTACGCTAATTTGTCTTTGGGTTCGATTATTGGAATAGTAAAAGCAGTCAGCAACCAGCAAATAAGAGAAAAAACAGAATTAAATAAAATGTTTATTGACAAAATACCCAATGGTTCTTCTGTCGCTGCCACTTATAATTTAATATCTAACTTGTCTGATCGCGAAAATATTTATTCTTTGTATTACGCTTTTTTAGGAAGAAAACAATTTTCTCAAGAAGATTATAAACTGCCTAATAACATTGATTATTATTTAGTAGATTTTTCTGATTTAATAACTTATCAATTGCAAATAGAAAATATTGGAATATATAATGGGCAGTATATGACGGGCGATGATCGCTTGCGCGCTTATTTAGAAAATTATGGCGTGGTAGATGTTGTTGACAGTTTGGTTTTATTTGAAAAAAATTATCAAAGCAATAAAAAATTAATTGAGATTGAAAATTTAAGGCAAGATAATTATAAAAATACTGTTTTTATTAATAACAAAAAAATAGCCTTATTAGACTATAACAAAAAAGAATTTAAAAATTCATCAATTATTTTTTACTCATTTTTATGGCAAGTCTTAGAAAATATAGAACGAAATTACCAATTGCAAATAGAAATATTAAATAACAAAGGCGAAATTGTTTGGGAAAAAATTTATGCTTTGGCTTATGGAATTTATCCGACTTCTGAATGGAAAACAGATGAAACGATTAGGACTAATTATTGGTTTTCATTTCCATCTAAATTTTTAAATGATAAATTTATTCTGCAAGCAAAATTAATTGATATTAAAAAAGGGCATATTAGCCTGGACAATATCAGAAGCGTTGTTGATGTAATTGAAGAAAAAAAAGAGCTGGGAACTTTTCAGATAAAATAA